The window GTAGTGACACGATTAAACCCCATTAAAAACAAGACTAGTTATTGCATTTCCAAGAGCATTTTGACATTCCTAGGCATTCATCCTTTCATACTGGTAGCATTTCTTTCAAGACTGACGATAAATCTAATAACAGTTAATTTACTTCTGCTCAAAGGGATTTCCTCATCTTTTCACCTATGGTGTGGCCAAATAGTTAGGGAGCCACACTGGCAATTTGGAGTTCCTGGATTCTAGGACTGCTCTTAGCACAACTGGGTTTCTCCCAGTTTAACTCTGCCTCTCATCATTTGGGATTCCTTGAGAACATTActattggtattattattagtatgtAGTAGTATTGATACAATTAAAATTACAGGATTACCACTGAGCAGAGTTAATATTACTTTCAATAAATCCTGTCACCTCTAAACTTGCCACCACTGATGAGTAAACTTGTCTGGCATTActattagacaaagtaaaatctaaaaAATGTATTGTTACCCTTAGGAGGGAATGGGAGCTAGAtgttgttaaataaagttattattaaagGAGTCCATAAAATATTATAACATTATTATCAGTGAATTTGTGTGTTAGCTGATTTGTTTCTGAATTGGAGATTTCATTATGTTCGTCCAGGCCTCTTGAGGCCATATTCTGTGTAAACTTGCCCAATGACAGCTCCACCAAGGGCAACGCAAGACATAATGCTTCCATAAAGCACGGAAAAATGTGCATTTTTTGTAAACCAGTTTGAATAAAATCCAAGGCTGAGAGTGATACAAGCAACAAGAAAAACCAACGAGCCAGACACGCCATGCAGCTGCTTGAGTTGTCgtggttttaatttgtttactaACGGAAGCTTGGAGTACAAAACCCCGATGCCTTGTAAAGATTGTAAACATATAAGTACAACAGTGCTGAAGCCCATAATTCCATGCCAGCTTTTAAAATGTGGTTTGCTATTCAAATTCTTGTTGTAGTAAATGACAGCAAATCCCAAAAGTGCA of the Montipora capricornis isolate CH-2021 chromosome 7, ASM3666992v2, whole genome shotgun sequence genome contains:
- the LOC138056534 gene encoding transmembrane reductase CYB561D2-like translates to MKEDLIEGKSTAALQIAEKTRKVKRSIVFSMVHIIAVGLPLVVICLAQPGTSLFSWHPTLMVLSFGFLMTEAILIFSPQSSVILSAPRATKVKFHWILQTLALVAALLGFAVIYYNKNLNSKPHFKSWHGIMGFSTVVLICLQSLQGIGVLYSKLPLVNKLKPRQLKQLHGVSGSLVFLVACITLSLGFYSNWFTKNAHFSVLYGSIMSCVALGGAVIGQVYTEYGLKRPGRT